Proteins found in one Cellulomonas palmilytica genomic segment:
- a CDS encoding uracil-xanthine permease family protein, giving the protein MAVVAKVRNALGLGGWKVHGDGRSIPPGEVVAPDERLSWPRTIGIGMQHVVAMFGATFLVPLITQFSPQTTLFFSAVGTLAFLVITGNRVPSYLGSSFAFLAPIAAASASGGQQVAVGGILVTGLALALVGVVVHVVGTRWIEVTMPPVVTGTIVALIGFNLAPAAWGKTEDSGFRSAPLTALVTLGAIVLCTVLFRGILGRLSILLGVVIGYVFAIFRGEVDFDALRDAPLIGLPEFVTPKIEVGTLGLFLPVVLVLVAENIGHLKSVTAMTGRDLDPVTGRALLADGVATSLAGLGGGSGTTTYAENIGVMAATRVYSTAAYWVAGFTALLLSMSPRFGAAIATVPQGVIGGAATLLYGMIGLLGARIWIQNKVDFSNPVNLTPAAIALVVGIADYTWVAGDLRFEGIALGTATAIGVYHLMRLVARWRGTSVEPASPASAPAGDEVAAH; this is encoded by the coding sequence GTGGCGGTGGTGGCCAAGGTCAGGAACGCGCTCGGGCTGGGCGGCTGGAAGGTGCACGGCGACGGGCGCTCGATCCCGCCGGGCGAGGTGGTCGCGCCCGACGAGCGGCTCTCGTGGCCGCGGACCATCGGCATCGGCATGCAGCACGTCGTCGCGATGTTCGGCGCGACGTTCCTGGTGCCGCTGATCACGCAGTTCTCGCCGCAGACGACGCTGTTCTTCTCCGCGGTCGGCACGCTCGCGTTCCTCGTCATCACGGGCAACCGGGTGCCGAGCTACCTGGGGTCGAGCTTCGCGTTCCTCGCCCCGATCGCGGCCGCGTCCGCCAGCGGCGGGCAGCAGGTCGCGGTGGGCGGCATCCTCGTCACCGGTCTGGCGCTCGCGCTCGTCGGCGTCGTCGTGCACGTCGTCGGGACCCGGTGGATCGAGGTGACGATGCCGCCCGTTGTGACGGGCACGATCGTCGCGCTCATCGGCTTCAACCTCGCGCCTGCGGCGTGGGGCAAGACCGAGGACAGCGGGTTCCGGTCGGCGCCGCTGACCGCGCTCGTGACGCTCGGGGCGATCGTCCTGTGCACCGTGCTGTTCCGCGGAATCCTCGGCCGCCTGTCGATCCTGCTGGGCGTCGTCATCGGGTACGTGTTCGCGATCTTCCGCGGCGAGGTCGACTTCGACGCGCTGCGCGACGCCCCGCTGATCGGCCTGCCCGAGTTCGTGACACCGAAGATCGAGGTCGGGACGCTCGGGCTGTTCCTGCCGGTGGTGCTCGTGCTCGTCGCCGAGAACATCGGCCACCTCAAGTCCGTCACCGCGATGACGGGCCGCGACCTCGACCCGGTGACCGGCCGCGCGCTGCTCGCCGACGGCGTCGCCACGAGCCTCGCGGGCCTCGGCGGCGGTTCCGGCACGACGACGTACGCGGAGAACATCGGCGTCATGGCCGCGACGCGCGTGTACTCGACCGCCGCGTACTGGGTCGCGGGCTTCACCGCCCTCCTGCTGTCGATGTCGCCGCGGTTCGGTGCCGCGATCGCGACCGTGCCGCAGGGCGTCATCGGCGGTGCCGCGACCCTGCTCTACGGCATGATCGGCCTGCTCGGCGCGCGCATCTGGATCCAGAACAAGGTCGACTTCTCCAACCCGGTGAACCTCACGCCCGCGGCGATCGCGCTGGTCGTCGGCATCGCGGACTACACGTGGGTGGCGGGTGACCTGCGGTTCGAGGGCATCGC